In a genomic window of Pseudomonas mohnii:
- a CDS encoding HU family DNA-binding protein codes for MRKPELAAAIAEKADLTKEQANRVLNAVLEEITGALHRKDSVTLVGFGTFLQRHRGARTGKNPQTGEPVKIKASNTVAFKPGKSLKDSVNP; via the coding sequence ATGCGTAAACCAGAACTCGCCGCAGCAATTGCTGAAAAAGCAGACCTCACCAAAGAGCAGGCCAACCGCGTTCTCAACGCCGTTCTCGAAGAAATCACCGGCGCCCTGCACCGCAAAGACAGCGTCACGCTGGTAGGTTTCGGCACCTTCCTGCAACGCCACCGCGGCGCCCGCACCGGCAAAAACCCGCAAACCGGTGAGCCCGTCAAAATCAAGGCCAGCAACACCGTTGCGTTCAAGCCAGGCAAATCGTTGAAAGACAGCGTCAATCCGTAA
- a CDS encoding RidA family protein translates to MTKTVITSDKAPAAIGTYSQAIKAGNTVYMSGQIPLDPKTMELVEGFEAQTVQVFENLKAVAEAAGGSFKDIVKLNIFLTDLSHFAKVNEIMGKYFDQPYPARAAIGVAALPKGSQVEMDAILVIE, encoded by the coding sequence ATGACCAAGACCGTTATCACCAGCGACAAGGCCCCGGCCGCCATCGGTACTTACTCCCAGGCGATCAAGGCTGGCAACACCGTTTACATGTCGGGTCAGATTCCTCTGGACCCAAAAACCATGGAACTGGTTGAAGGCTTCGAAGCCCAGACCGTCCAGGTCTTCGAGAACCTCAAGGCCGTGGCTGAAGCCGCCGGTGGTTCGTTCAAGGACATCGTCAAGCTGAACATCTTCCTCACCGACCTGAGCCACTTCGCCAAGGTCAACGAGATCATGGGCAAGTACTTCGACCAACCGTACCCAGCCCGCGCCGCCATTGGCGTAGCTGCCCTGCCAAAGGGTTCGCAGGTTGAAATGGATGCCATTCTGGTCATCGAGTAA
- a CDS encoding helicase: MKFRFLLWMLGLLMGKASRTNPAFQQQLGDKELVFQLQTLDGKVARHFRVKDQRITSKAGVYAEPAFAIAFKDAAYGFATMQAKNKQLAFMTGIQDKSIQIKGNPALVIWFQGLTKYLKPKKAKATAKV; encoded by the coding sequence ATGAAATTTCGTTTTCTGCTGTGGATGCTGGGTTTGTTGATGGGCAAGGCCAGTCGGACCAATCCTGCGTTTCAGCAGCAGTTGGGCGACAAGGAGTTGGTGTTTCAGCTGCAGACCCTGGACGGGAAAGTGGCGCGGCATTTCCGGGTGAAGGATCAGCGCATTACCAGCAAGGCCGGTGTGTATGCCGAGCCTGCGTTTGCCATTGCCTTTAAAGACGCGGCGTATGGCTTTGCCACGATGCAGGCGAAGAACAAGCAGTTGGCGTTCATGACGGGTATTCAGGACAAGTCGATTCAGATCAAGGGCAACCCGGCGCTGGTGATCTGGTTCCAGGGGTTGACCAAGTATTTGAAGCCGAAGAAGGCCAAGGCTACTGCCAAGGTTTGA
- the exbD gene encoding TonB system transport protein ExbD, with protein sequence MGLHLKEGADDDLAENHEINVTPFIDVMLVLLIIFMVAAPLATVDIKVDLPASTAKPAPRPEKPVFLSVKADQRLFLGEDEVKAEALGATLDAKTQGKKDTTIFFQADKGVDYGDLMSVMDTLRSAGYLKVGLVGLESAVKK encoded by the coding sequence ATGGGCCTGCATTTGAAAGAAGGCGCAGACGACGATCTGGCCGAGAATCACGAAATCAACGTCACGCCGTTCATCGACGTGATGCTGGTGCTGTTGATCATCTTCATGGTGGCGGCACCGTTGGCCACTGTGGACATCAAAGTCGATCTGCCCGCGTCCACCGCCAAACCGGCGCCGCGGCCGGAAAAACCGGTGTTCCTCAGCGTCAAGGCTGACCAACGCCTGTTCCTCGGCGAAGATGAAGTGAAGGCCGAAGCACTCGGCGCTACGCTCGACGCCAAGACCCAGGGCAAGAAAGACACGACGATCTTCTTCCAGGCCGATAAAGGCGTGGATTACGGCGACCTCATGAGCGTGATGGACACCCTGCGCTCCGCCGGTTACCTGAAGGTGGGTCTGGTCGGTCTCGAGTCGGCAGTCAAGAAATGA
- a CDS encoding hydrogen peroxide-inducible genes activator: MTLTELRYIVTLAQEQHFGHAAERCHVSQPTLSVGVKKLEDELGVLIFERSKSAVRLTPVGEGIVAQAQKVLEQAQGIRELAQAGKNQLTAPLKVGAIYTVGPYLFPHLIPQLHRVAPQMPLYIEENFTHILRDKLRNGELDAIIIALPFNEADVLTLQLYDEPFYVLMPAQHPWTQKESIDASLLNDKSLLLLGEGHCFRDQVLEACPTLTKGNDGAKHTTVESSSLETIRHMVASGLGISILPLSAVDSHHYAPGVIEVRPLSAPVPFRTVAIAWRASFPRPKAIEILADSIRLCSVAKPSAPVVAG, translated from the coding sequence ATGACTCTTACAGAATTACGCTACATCGTTACCCTCGCCCAAGAGCAGCACTTTGGCCACGCGGCCGAGCGTTGCCACGTCAGCCAGCCGACCCTTTCGGTAGGCGTGAAAAAGCTCGAAGACGAACTCGGTGTGCTGATTTTCGAGCGCAGCAAAAGCGCCGTGCGCCTGACCCCGGTTGGTGAAGGCATCGTGGCCCAGGCACAGAAAGTCCTGGAACAGGCCCAAGGCATTCGCGAACTGGCACAAGCCGGCAAGAACCAGCTGACCGCCCCGCTGAAAGTCGGCGCGATCTACACCGTCGGCCCGTATCTGTTCCCGCACCTGATCCCGCAACTGCACCGGGTTGCCCCGCAGATGCCGTTGTACATCGAAGAAAACTTCACCCACATCCTGCGTGACAAGCTGCGCAACGGCGAGCTCGACGCGATCATCATCGCCCTGCCGTTCAATGAAGCCGACGTCCTGACCCTGCAACTCTACGACGAGCCGTTCTACGTCCTGATGCCGGCGCAGCACCCATGGACGCAAAAAGAATCCATCGACGCCAGCCTGCTCAATGACAAGAGCCTGCTGTTGCTCGGCGAAGGCCACTGCTTCCGCGATCAAGTGCTGGAAGCCTGCCCGACCCTGACCAAAGGTAACGACGGCGCCAAACACACCACCGTGGAATCCAGCTCGCTGGAAACCATCCGCCACATGGTTGCCTCCGGCCTCGGGATTTCGATCCTGCCGCTGTCGGCCGTCGACAGCCATCACTACGCCCCTGGCGTGATCGAAGTTCGGCCGTTGTCGGCGCCGGTACCGTTTCGCACCGTGGCCATCGCCTGGCGTGCGAGCTTCCCGCGTCCGAAAGCCATTGAAATCCTCGCTGACTCCATTCGCCTGTGCTCGGTGGCCAAGCCATCCGCACCGGTGGTGGCCGGCTAA
- the exbB gene encoding tonB-system energizer ExbB: MTCNQLSALPTKRPRAWSAVAALLFSLMLAPAAAFADAQAPATPTSATAPAPADHTAPVVTPVANDPAQTQAIAGEDAPEVLEADNTLGMAHDLSPWGMYKNADIIVKIVMIGLAIASIITWTIWIAKGLELMGAKRRLRSEIAQLKKSASLKEASVAAAKEGTLANLLVHDALEEMRLSVNSREKEGIKERVSFRLERLVAACGRNMSSGTGVLATIGSTAPFVGLFGTVWGIMNSFIGIAKTQTTNLAVVAPGIAEALLATALGLVAAIPAVVIYNVFARSIAGYKAQVSDASAQVLLLVSRDLDHQPERSSQPHMVKVG; the protein is encoded by the coding sequence ATGACATGTAATCAACTCTCCGCTTTGCCAACCAAACGACCTCGCGCCTGGAGCGCGGTGGCCGCCCTGCTGTTCAGCCTGATGCTGGCGCCTGCCGCCGCGTTCGCTGATGCGCAAGCGCCGGCCACTCCGACCTCCGCCACCGCACCGGCTCCAGCCGATCACACCGCCCCGGTTGTCACTCCGGTCGCCAACGACCCAGCGCAGACACAAGCGATCGCCGGCGAAGACGCTCCCGAAGTACTCGAAGCCGACAACACCCTGGGCATGGCCCACGACCTGTCGCCGTGGGGCATGTACAAAAACGCCGACATCATCGTGAAAATCGTGATGATCGGCCTGGCCATCGCTTCGATCATCACCTGGACCATCTGGATCGCCAAAGGCCTGGAGCTGATGGGCGCCAAGCGCCGTCTGCGCAGTGAAATCGCCCAGCTGAAAAAATCTGCCTCGCTCAAGGAAGCCAGCGTCGCGGCGGCGAAGGAAGGTACCCTCGCCAATCTGTTGGTGCACGACGCTCTCGAAGAGATGCGCCTGTCGGTTAACAGTCGCGAAAAAGAAGGCATCAAGGAACGCGTCAGCTTCCGCCTCGAACGCCTGGTGGCGGCCTGCGGTCGCAACATGAGCAGCGGCACCGGCGTGCTTGCCACCATCGGTTCAACGGCGCCATTCGTGGGCCTGTTCGGTACCGTATGGGGCATCATGAACAGCTTTATCGGCATCGCCAAAACCCAGACCACCAACCTCGCCGTCGTGGCTCCCGGCATTGCCGAGGCCTTGCTGGCCACCGCCCTGGGGCTGGTCGCAGCGATTCCAGCGGTCGTGATCTACAACGTGTTTGCCCGCTCCATCGCCGGCTACAAGGCTCAGGTGTCCGACGCGTCGGCACAGGTGCTGCTGCTGGTCAGCCGCGACCTCGACCACCAGCCCGAGCGCAGCTCGCAACCGCACATGGTGAAAGTGGGGTAA
- a CDS encoding SDR family oxidoreductase gives MSAPSVLIAGCGDVGSRLATQLLALGWEVHGLRRDISRLPEGVIGVAGDLFNEDCPATWPIGAVDYLVYCAAATDHDEAGYRAAYVQGLQHVLGWLDDYGQVPERLLFVSSSSVYGQQEGEWVDETSPAVAAGYSGRVMLEAEQIALKSGIPASIVRLTGIYGPGREWLLTQVRRGYRVAVDPPLYANRIHADDAAGLMAFLLEAARRGVALEDVYIGVDDAPAALADVVGWLREYLGVTEWADDASVRRTGSKRCSNARAKALGWAPKYPSFREGYAAIIDGRC, from the coding sequence ATGTCCGCACCTTCTGTTCTGATCGCCGGTTGCGGTGATGTCGGCAGTCGTCTGGCCACGCAATTGTTGGCTTTGGGGTGGGAGGTTCATGGCCTGCGGCGTGACATTTCACGTTTGCCCGAGGGTGTCATCGGCGTTGCGGGCGACTTGTTCAATGAGGACTGTCCGGCCACCTGGCCAATCGGTGCCGTGGACTACCTGGTGTATTGCGCGGCCGCTACCGATCACGATGAAGCCGGCTACCGGGCTGCTTATGTCCAGGGCTTGCAACACGTTCTGGGCTGGTTGGACGACTATGGGCAGGTTCCTGAACGCTTGTTGTTCGTTTCCAGCAGCAGTGTTTATGGGCAGCAGGAGGGCGAGTGGGTTGACGAGACTTCGCCAGCGGTGGCGGCGGGCTATTCCGGTCGCGTGATGCTCGAAGCCGAGCAGATTGCCCTTAAGAGTGGCATCCCGGCCAGTATTGTGCGGTTGACCGGTATTTATGGTCCGGGCCGCGAGTGGTTGCTGACCCAGGTGCGCCGAGGCTATCGCGTGGCGGTCGATCCGCCGTTGTATGCCAATCGGATCCATGCCGATGACGCTGCAGGGTTGATGGCGTTTTTGCTTGAGGCCGCTCGACGTGGCGTGGCGTTGGAGGATGTCTATATCGGCGTCGATGACGCGCCCGCAGCGTTGGCGGATGTGGTGGGTTGGTTGCGCGAGTATCTGGGTGTGACCGAATGGGCCGACGATGCCAGCGTGCGCCGCACCGGGAGCAAGCGCTGCAGTAATGCCCGGGCAAAAGCCTTGGGCTGGGCGCCGAAGTATCCGAGTTTTCGCGAAGGGTATGCAGCGATTATCGATGGGCGCTGCTGA
- a CDS encoding rubredoxin — protein sequence MKKWQCVVCGLIYNEADGWPDDGIAPGTLWQDVPEDWLCPDCGVGKMDFEMIEIN from the coding sequence ATGAAAAAGTGGCAATGTGTGGTCTGCGGCCTGATCTACAACGAAGCCGACGGCTGGCCGGATGACGGCATCGCGCCGGGCACCTTGTGGCAGGACGTACCCGAAGACTGGCTGTGCCCGGATTGCGGCGTCGGCAAAATGGATTTCGAAATGATCGAAATCAACTAA
- a CDS encoding chorismate--pyruvate lyase family protein yields MPHSKSACPAPLWLPQSQLTPLPDTSTLDWLFDEGSLTRRLTRLSNDGFSVTPLFEGWQTLRADECAALDLADGSEGWVREVYLRGHGEAWVFARSVASRSALQGDGLHMDELGSRSLGELLFCDHAFQRRAIEVCHYPQAWLPNEVQSPELWGRRSRFDRGTLSVLVAEIFLPTLWNAARAHPENC; encoded by the coding sequence GTGCCGCACTCAAAATCCGCTTGCCCGGCCCCGCTCTGGCTTCCTCAAAGCCAACTGACGCCCCTCCCCGATACGTCTACCCTCGACTGGCTATTCGACGAAGGTTCGCTGACCCGCCGCCTGACCCGCTTGTCGAATGACGGCTTCAGCGTTACGCCGCTGTTCGAAGGCTGGCAGACCCTGCGCGCCGACGAATGCGCCGCGCTGGATCTGGCCGACGGCAGTGAGGGCTGGGTTCGCGAGGTGTACCTGCGCGGTCACGGCGAGGCGTGGGTGTTTGCCCGCAGCGTGGCCTCGCGCAGTGCATTGCAGGGCGACGGCTTGCACATGGACGAATTGGGCAGCCGCTCCCTGGGCGAATTGCTGTTTTGCGATCACGCCTTCCAGCGCCGGGCCATCGAGGTTTGCCACTATCCTCAAGCGTGGCTGCCGAACGAGGTCCAGTCGCCTGAGCTATGGGGCCGCCGCTCACGGTTCGACCGTGGCACCTTGAGCGTGCTGGTGGCCGAGATTTTCCTGCCGACCCTGTGGAACGCCGCCCGCGCCCATCCGGAGAATTGCTGA
- a CDS encoding NAD(P)/FAD-dependent oxidoreductase produces MNAPVVIVGTGLAGYNLAREFRKLDGETPLLLITADDGRSYSKPMLSTGFGKNKDADGLSMAEPGTMAEQLKAEVRTHTRISGIDPGHKRLWIGEEAVYYRDLILAWGAETVRVPIEGDAADCVFPINDLEDYARFRAAAAGKRRVLLLGAGLIGCEFANDLSLGGYEVQLVAPCEQVMPTLLHPAAAAAVQAGLESLGARFHLGPVLNRLQRVADGLEAHLSDGQVIPCDVVVSAIGLRPRIDLAAAAGVQVNRGIVVNRHLQTSHANIYALGDCAEVDGLNLLYVMPLMSCARALAQTLAGNPTTVTYGPMPITVKTPVCPLVVSPPPRGTEGVWTVEGQGADIKVLCRDAGGKLLGYALTGAAVTEKMALNKELPALLA; encoded by the coding sequence ATGAACGCACCTGTCGTGATCGTCGGCACCGGACTGGCGGGCTACAACCTGGCCCGCGAGTTTCGCAAACTCGATGGCGAAACCCCGCTGCTGCTGATTACCGCCGATGACGGGCGCTCCTACTCCAAGCCGATGCTCTCCACCGGTTTCGGCAAAAACAAAGACGCCGATGGCCTGAGCATGGCAGAACCCGGCACCATGGCCGAGCAGTTGAAAGCCGAAGTGCGCACCCACACGCGCATCAGTGGTATCGACCCGGGCCACAAGCGCCTGTGGATCGGCGAAGAAGCGGTGTACTACCGTGACCTGATCCTGGCCTGGGGCGCAGAAACCGTGCGCGTGCCCATCGAAGGTGATGCGGCGGACTGCGTATTCCCGATCAACGACCTCGAAGACTACGCACGCTTTCGCGCCGCAGCGGCCGGCAAGCGTCGGGTGTTGTTGCTCGGCGCCGGCCTGATCGGCTGCGAGTTCGCCAACGACCTCAGTCTGGGCGGCTACGAGGTGCAACTGGTGGCGCCGTGCGAACAAGTCATGCCGACCCTGCTGCACCCGGCGGCGGCTGCGGCGGTGCAGGCCGGGCTGGAAAGCCTCGGCGCACGCTTCCACCTCGGGCCGGTGCTCAATCGCCTGCAGCGCGTCGCTGATGGGCTGGAGGCGCACCTGTCCGATGGTCAGGTGATCCCGTGCGACGTGGTCGTGTCGGCCATTGGCCTGCGTCCGCGCATCGACCTGGCCGCCGCTGCCGGCGTGCAAGTCAATCGCGGCATCGTGGTCAACCGCCACCTGCAAACTTCCCACGCCAACATCTACGCCCTGGGCGACTGTGCCGAGGTCGATGGGCTGAACCTGTTGTACGTAATGCCCCTGATGAGCTGTGCGAGAGCGCTGGCCCAGACCCTCGCCGGCAACCCGACGACGGTCACTTATGGCCCGATGCCCATCACCGTCAAAACCCCGGTGTGCCCATTGGTGGTGTCCCCGCCGCCACGCGGCACGGAGGGCGTTTGGACCGTCGAAGGGCAGGGCGCCGACATCAAGGTGTTATGCCGCGATGCCGGCGGCAAACTGCTCGGTTATGCCCTGACAGGCGCGGCGGTGACGGAAAAAATGGCCCTGAACAAAGAACTTCCGGCGCTGCTGGCGTAA
- a CDS encoding aminoacyl-tRNA deacylase and HDOD domain-containing protein: MTEVALAPATPHAPSVIRLLLGKMGIAYKEVLDHHGLNPARKVQAALLDDAVGALMVLFPQSQLLDLNRLTELTGRRLTAVPTERLEKMLGKHNLSLLPGLPALTSSPCLYDESLLHEPIVLVNSGEPGVLLEITSDAFKSMLNKASAANFGEALTSIRPNLDRPDDDREEITQAVQAFTARRIQQRLEATIEIPPLAETAQKIIKLRVDPNATIDDITGVVETDPALAAQVVSWAASPYYASPGKIRSVEDAIVRVLGFDLVINLALGLALGKTLSLPKDHPQHSTPYWQQSIYTAAVIEGLTRAMPRAQRPEAGLTYLAGLLHNFGYLLLAHVFPPHFSLICRHLEVNPHLCHSYIEQHLLGISREQIGAWLMRYWDMPDELATALRFQHDPHYDGDYAEYPNLVCLSVRLLRSRGIGSGPDEDIPDALLERLGLTRDKADDVVSKVLEAEVLLRELASQFTQG; the protein is encoded by the coding sequence ATGACCGAAGTTGCCCTCGCACCCGCTACCCCGCACGCGCCGTCGGTCATTCGGCTGTTGCTGGGCAAAATGGGCATTGCCTACAAGGAAGTCCTCGACCACCACGGTCTGAACCCCGCGCGCAAAGTTCAAGCTGCGCTGCTTGATGACGCCGTCGGTGCGCTGATGGTGTTGTTCCCGCAAAGCCAATTGCTGGACCTCAATCGCCTCACCGAACTCACCGGCCGCCGCCTCACTGCGGTGCCGACCGAGCGCCTGGAAAAGATGCTCGGCAAACATAACCTGAGCCTGTTGCCCGGCCTGCCGGCACTGACCAGCTCACCGTGCCTGTACGACGAAAGCCTGCTGCATGAGCCGATCGTGCTGGTCAACTCCGGTGAGCCTGGCGTACTGCTGGAAATCACCAGCGATGCCTTCAAATCCATGCTGAATAAAGCCAGCGCCGCTAACTTCGGCGAAGCGCTGACCAGCATCCGCCCGAACCTCGACCGCCCCGACGACGACCGCGAGGAAATCACCCAGGCCGTCCAAGCGTTCACCGCGCGGCGCATCCAGCAACGCCTGGAAGCGACCATCGAAATTCCGCCGCTGGCCGAGACCGCGCAAAAGATCATCAAACTGCGCGTCGACCCCAACGCTACCATCGACGACATCACCGGCGTGGTCGAGACTGACCCGGCGCTGGCGGCGCAAGTGGTGAGCTGGGCGGCGTCGCCGTACTACGCTTCGCCCGGCAAGATCCGTTCGGTGGAAGACGCCATCGTGCGCGTGCTGGGTTTCGACCTAGTGATCAACCTGGCGCTGGGCCTGGCCCTGGGCAAAACCCTGAGCCTGCCCAAGGACCACCCGCAACACAGCACGCCTTACTGGCAGCAATCGATCTACACCGCCGCCGTCATCGAAGGCCTGACCCGCGCCATGCCGCGCGCCCAGCGTCCGGAAGCCGGCCTGACCTATCTGGCCGGCCTACTGCACAACTTCGGCTACCTGCTGCTGGCCCACGTGTTCCCGCCGCACTTCTCGCTGATCTGTCGCCACCTGGAGGTCAACCCGCATCTGTGCCACAGCTACATCGAGCAACACTTGCTGGGCATCAGCCGCGAACAGATCGGCGCATGGCTGATGCGTTACTGGGACATGCCCGATGAACTGGCCACCGCGCTGCGCTTCCAGCACGACCCCCATTACGACGGCGACTACGCCGAGTACCCGAACCTGGTGTGCCTGAGCGTGCGCTTGCTGCGTAGCCGCGGCATTGGTTCCGGCCCCGACGAAGACATCCCCGATGCCCTGCTCGAACGCCTGGGCCTGACTCGCGACAAGGCCGACGACGTGGTCAGCAAAGTCCTTGAAGCCGAAGTATTGCTGCGCGAACTTGCTTCGCAATTCACTCAGGGCTGA
- a CDS encoding TonB family protein: MITTRQKLTRYGGSLAVVLGVHALAIALAVNWTARPPIELPPQAMMVELAPLPAPPPPAPPKVVTPPQPPAPVEELPIPKLAEAPKAEIAVPKPVKPKPKPQPPKPVEKKPEPPKEKPSEAKPSEEPPTPAPTEKSAQPAPGPSAAQLAAKASWEGTLLAHLQKYKKYPPSAQARGKEGINRLRFVVDAEGNVLSFELVGASGTADLDRATLDMIRRAQPLPKPPAEMLKNGSIEIVAPFVYSLDKRRR, encoded by the coding sequence ATGATCACGACGCGCCAAAAGCTGACGCGATATGGCGGTAGCCTGGCCGTGGTGCTGGGCGTTCATGCGCTGGCCATCGCGCTGGCCGTGAACTGGACCGCCCGCCCGCCCATCGAATTGCCGCCCCAGGCAATGATGGTCGAGCTGGCGCCGCTTCCCGCCCCGCCACCGCCTGCACCGCCAAAGGTCGTCACACCGCCACAGCCACCGGCCCCGGTAGAGGAACTGCCGATACCGAAACTCGCCGAAGCGCCGAAGGCGGAAATCGCGGTGCCCAAACCGGTCAAACCCAAGCCGAAGCCTCAACCGCCCAAGCCTGTGGAGAAAAAACCGGAACCACCGAAGGAAAAGCCGTCCGAAGCAAAACCGAGCGAAGAACCACCAACGCCGGCACCAACGGAGAAATCCGCTCAGCCCGCTCCTGGGCCATCGGCAGCTCAACTAGCGGCCAAGGCCAGTTGGGAAGGCACCTTGCTGGCGCACCTGCAAAAGTACAAAAAGTACCCGCCCAGTGCACAGGCACGGGGAAAGGAAGGCATTAACCGCCTGCGTTTCGTGGTGGATGCCGAAGGCAACGTCCTGTCATTCGAGTTGGTGGGCGCCTCAGGCACTGCCGATCTGGACAGGGCGACCCTGGACATGATCCGCCGTGCTCAGCCGCTGCCAAAACCTCCGGCCGAGATGCTCAAAAATGGCTCCATCGAAATTGTTGCACCCTTTGTTTACTCGTTAGACAAACGCCGACGCTGA
- the recG gene encoding ATP-dependent DNA helicase RecG translates to MTELSQVSVTALKGVGEAMAEKLAKVGLENLQDVLFHLPLRYQDRTRVVPIGALRPGQDAVIEGTVSGADVVMGRRRSLVVRLQDGTGGLSLRFYHFSNAQKEGLKRGTRIRCYGEARPGASGLEIYHPEYRAISGDEPPPVDETLTPVYPLTEGLTQQRLRQLCMQTLTLLGPTSLPDWLPTELARDYQLAPLADAIRYLHHPPADADVDELALGHHWAQHRLAFEELLTHQLSQQRLRESMRSLRAPAMPKATKLPAQYLANLGFSPTGAQRRVGNEIAYDLSQHEPMLRLIQGDVGAGKTVVAALAALQALEAGYQVALMAPTEILAEQHFITFKRWLEPLGIEVAWLAGKLKGKNRVAALEQIANGTPMVVGTHALFQDEVQFKNLALVIIDEQHRFGVQQRLALRQKGVGGRMCPHQLIMTATPIPRTLAMSAYADLDTSILDELPPGRTPVNTVLITDTRRVEVIERVRGACAEGRQAYWVCTLIEESEELTCQAAETTYEDLTAALGELKVGLIHGRMKPAEKAAVMAEFKAGNLQLLVATTVIEVGVDVPNASLMIIENPERLGLAQLHQLRGRVGRGSAVSHCVLLYHPPLSQVGRQRLGIMRETNDGFVIAEKDLELRGPGEMLGTRQTGLLQFKVADLMRDADLLPAVRDAAQALLERWPDHVSPLLDRWLRHGQQYGQV, encoded by the coding sequence ATGACCGAGTTGTCGCAAGTGTCGGTGACGGCACTCAAGGGTGTCGGCGAAGCCATGGCCGAGAAACTGGCCAAGGTCGGCCTGGAAAATCTCCAGGACGTCCTGTTTCACCTGCCATTGCGGTACCAGGATCGCACGCGCGTAGTCCCGATTGGTGCGTTGCGCCCGGGGCAGGACGCTGTGATCGAAGGCACGGTCAGCGGCGCCGACGTGGTCATGGGCCGACGCCGCAGCCTGGTGGTGCGCCTGCAGGACGGCACCGGCGGACTCAGTCTGCGCTTCTACCATTTCAGCAACGCCCAGAAAGAAGGCCTCAAGCGCGGCACGCGAATTCGCTGCTACGGCGAAGCGCGACCCGGTGCGTCGGGTCTGGAAATCTACCACCCGGAATACCGCGCCATTTCCGGCGACGAGCCGCCGCCGGTGGACGAAACCCTGACGCCGGTGTACCCGCTCACCGAAGGCCTGACGCAACAGCGCTTGCGCCAACTGTGCATGCAGACTCTGACGTTACTCGGCCCCACCAGCCTGCCCGACTGGCTGCCGACCGAACTCGCCCGCGACTATCAATTGGCACCGCTGGCCGATGCGATCCGCTACCTGCATCATCCGCCGGCCGATGCCGATGTCGACGAACTCGCCCTCGGCCACCACTGGGCCCAGCACCGCCTGGCCTTCGAAGAACTGCTGACCCATCAACTGTCCCAGCAACGCCTGCGCGAGAGCATGCGTTCGCTGCGCGCACCGGCCATGCCCAAAGCCACGAAGCTACCGGCCCAATACCTGGCCAACCTCGGCTTCAGCCCCACGGGTGCACAGCGCCGGGTGGGCAACGAAATCGCCTACGATCTCAGTCAACACGAGCCGATGCTGCGCTTGATTCAAGGTGACGTCGGCGCGGGCAAGACCGTGGTCGCGGCGCTGGCTGCATTGCAAGCATTGGAGGCTGGTTATCAGGTCGCTCTGATGGCGCCCACCGAAATTCTCGCCGAGCAGCACTTCATTACCTTCAAGCGCTGGCTAGAACCCTTGGGCATCGAAGTCGCGTGGCTGGCCGGCAAGCTCAAGGGCAAAAACCGCGTGGCCGCGCTGGAGCAAATCGCCAATGGCACGCCGATGGTGGTCGGCACCCATGCGCTGTTTCAGGACGAGGTGCAGTTCAAGAACCTGGCACTGGTGATCATCGACGAGCAACACCGCTTTGGTGTGCAACAGCGCCTGGCGTTACGCCAGAAAGGTGTCGGCGGGCGCATGTGTCCGCATCAGCTGATCATGACTGCGACACCTATCCCGCGCACGCTGGCCATGAGTGCCTACGCCGACCTCGACACCTCGATCCTCGACGAATTGCCGCCCGGCCGAACCCCGGTGAACACGGTGCTGATCACCGACACCCGGCGCGTCGAAGTCATCGAACGGGTGCGCGGCGCCTGTGCCGAAGGTCGACAGGCCTATTGGGTGTGCACGCTGATCGAAGAGTCGGAAGAGCTGACCTGCCAGGCCGCCGAAACCACTTATGAAGACCTCACCGCCGCGCTCGGCGAGCTGAAAGTCGGGCTGATTCACGGGCGCATGAAGCCTGCCGAAAAAGCAGCCGTGATGGCCGAGTTCAAGGCCGGTAACCTGCAACTGCTGGTCGCCACTACCGTGATCGAAGTGGGCGTTGACGTGCCCAACGCCAGCCTGATGATCATCGAAAATCCGGAACGTCTTGGCCTGGCGCAACTGCACCAGTTGCGCGGTCGCGTCGGGCGGGGCAGCGCCGTCAGCCATTGCGTATTGCTCTACCATCCACCGCTGTCGCAGGTCGGACGCCAGCGACTGGGCATCATGCGCGAAACCAATGACGGATTCGTCATCGCCGAAAAAGACCTCGAACTGCGCGGCCCCGGTGAAATGCTCGGCACGCGGCAGACCGGCCTGCTTCAATTCAAAGTCGCCGACCTGATGCGCGATGCCGACCTGCTGCCGGCGGTGCGCGATGCCGCTCAGGCCTTGCTCGAACGCTGGCCCGATCACGTCAGCCCATTACTTGATCGTTGGTTGCGTCATGGGCAGCAATACGGCCAAGTGTGA